A single region of the Salvia splendens isolate huo1 chromosome 18, SspV2, whole genome shotgun sequence genome encodes:
- the LOC121776662 gene encoding polyadenylate-binding protein-like has product MEEGNSPAFRPCLLISFHSFSIDESKLYDLFSHVAPVASVRICRDVTRRSSLGYAYVNFNSPIDGDPSNAKDALNFTHVNGKPIRIMFSHRDPSLRKSGYANLFIKNLDQAIDTKALFETFSAFGTVLSCKIAVDHNENSMGYGFVRFDKEEAAQNVNFTDMKRVDLIKEIAAEFELIANRLSETEVATVASVVELEPQHLAEIVKRAQKLTGPKNVKLKTVIDKSLLVGIIIRYGNSGSKLSLITLRLLNVVCEFKNY; this is encoded by the exons atggaagaaggtaattcaCCCGCTTTTCGCCCATGTTTATTGATTTCGTTTCATTCTTTCTCCATCGACGAGAGCAAGCTCTACGATCTGTTCAGCCACGTTGCGCCTGTTGCCTCCGTCAGGATTTGCAGAGATGTGACGCGCCGATCGTCGCTCGGATATGCCTACGTCAATTTCAATTCTCCGATCGACGGTGATC CTTCTAATGCAAAAGATGCTTTGAATTTCACTCATGTCAATGGAAAGCCAATCCGGATCATGTTCTCTCACAGAGATCCTAGCCTCCGAAAAAGTGGATATGCTAATCTCTTCATCAAGAATCTGGATCAAGCAATCGACACAAAGGCGCTCTTCGAGACCTTTTCTGCCTTCGGAACTGTGCTCTCTTGCAAGATCGCAGTCGATCACAACGAGAACTCGATGGGCTATGGCTTCGTGCGGTTCGACAAGGAGGAAGCCGCACAAAAc GTTAACTTCACGGACATGAAGCGAGTGGATCTGATCAAGGAgatcgcggcggagttcgagctgATCGCGAACCGGCTGTCGGAGACGGAGGTGGCGACAGTGGCGTCGGTGGTGGAGCTGGAGCCGCAGCATCTGGCGGAGATCGTGAAGCGCGCGCAGAAGCTGACCGGGCCGAAGAATGTGAAGCTGAAGACGGTGATCGACAAGTCGCTGCTCGTCGGAATCATCATCCGGTATGGGAATTCCGGCTcgaaattgagtttaattactcttagGTTGCTGAATGTTGTATGTGAATTCAAGAATTATTGA
- the LOC121776661 gene encoding protein FAR1-RELATED SEQUENCE 5-like, whose translation MRLAIEKVLYGTRHRLCMWHIMSKLFEKIPKSISDREKFSKEFKACVWSELLYPDEFDILWTDIVEKYGVEDHKWFKDMFAVRHMWIPAYFRDVPMGSLMRTTSFSESENSFFKRYSKPLFNFADFTLQYNNAIEAQKNQTERLDYYDSVISPKYATDLAFEKQLASVYTNMMFRVVQELISEADKSCQMISMSTLENIEVFKVSDARKKTFTVTHEKETESFDCECKLFERCGYLCSHLFFVLRNKDVNNIPEKYVGNRWLKSELLKAVHDLTSDESASGQGYNEDDKLQIGNRCRERYFVDKNDSIKNIYGIAVPEEITARALDVVSTKGGASDKKSRIKSSIEKAIEKASKLHRHCGKCHKVTDHNARSCGRK comes from the exons ATGAGGCTTGCAATTGAGAAGGTGTTATATGGTACAAGACATCGTTTGTGCATGTGGCATATTATGAGCAAGTTGTTTGAGAAAATACCTAAATCTATTTCTGATAGAGAAAAGTTTAGTAAGGAGTTTAAAGCTTGTGTTTGGTCAGAATTGTTATATCCAGATGAGTTTGACATATTATGGACTGATATTGTTGAAAAATATGGTGTGGAAGATCATAAATGGTTTAAGGACATGTTTGCTGTTAGACATATGTGGATCCCAGCCTACTTTAGAGATGTTCCTATGGGTTCTTTAATGAGAACAACATCTTTTTCAGAATCTGAAAACAGTTTTTTTAAGAGGTACTCGAAACCGTTGTTTAATTTTGCTGACTTCACTCTTCAGTATAACAATGCCATTGAAGCTCAAAAGAATCAAACTGAAAGGCTTGACTATTATGATTCTGTAATCTCTCCAAAATATGCCACTGATTTAGCATTTGAGAAGCAATTGGCATCTGTATACACGAATATGATGTTTAGAGTGGTACAAGAATTGATTTCTGAGGCTGATAAGAGTTGTCAGATGATTAGCATGTCCACTTTGGAGAACATCGAGGTCTTTAAAGTTTCTGATGCTAGAAAGAAGACCTTCACAGTTACACATGAGAAAGAGACCGAGTCATTTGATTGTGAGTGTAAACTCTTTGAAAGGTGTGGTTATCTATGCAGCCACCTTTTCTTCGTCCTCAGAAACAAAGATGTCAACAATATTCCAGAGAAGTATGTTGGTAACCGGTGGCTGAAAAGTGAATTATTGAAGGCAGTTCATGATCTCACGAGTGATGAAAGTGCGTCTGGCCAAG GTTATAACGAAGATGACAAGCTACAGATTGGTAACAGGTGTCGTGAACGTTACTTTG TTGATAAAAATGATTCCATCAAGAATATATATGGTATTGCTGTACCTGAAGAAATAACTGCACGTGCTCTAGATGTGGTTAGTACAAAGGGAGGTGCAAGTGACAAGAAAAGCAGGATTAAGTCGAGCATAGAGAAAGCAATTGAAAAAGCAAGTAAACTTCATAGGCATTGTGGAAAGTGTCATAAAGTGACTGATCATAATGCCAGGAGTTGTGGCAGAAAGTAG